In one Spirosoma rigui genomic region, the following are encoded:
- a CDS encoding FeoA family protein — MSKRSVADLKPGERATIQSFNDQLMSLKLLEMGCLPGAEVCLHCKAPLGDPICLNVSGYCLSMRRSEAATILIEN, encoded by the coding sequence ATGAGTAAGCGCAGTGTTGCTGACCTTAAACCAGGAGAGCGGGCCACGATCCAATCGTTCAACGACCAGTTGATGTCGCTTAAATTACTCGAAATGGGCTGTTTGCCGGGTGCCGAAGTGTGTTTGCATTGCAAAGCCCCCCTTGGCGATCCAATTTGTCTGAACGTATCAGGCTACTGCCTGTCGATGCGTCGCTCCGAAGCGGCCACCATACTGATCGAGAATTAA
- a CDS encoding sulfite exporter TauE/SafE family protein yields MELPTILTLCTFAFLAGFVDAIIGGGGLIQTPALLFTLPQYPVPTLIGTTKIPSLGGSLMGAFQYSRRVAVAGRFIGPMMAIAFGASWLGSLTLSRIPNTYMKPFALVILVAVFTYTLTKKDFGQLPHRHVPARQQRLRMWLMGAVLGFYDGFFGPGTGSFLILGFIALVGFDFLKASAHAKLVNASTNLASVLFFINKGNILYTVALPMAVANLSGAFLGARLAILKGNRFIRVFFLLVIAVTILRFGWDLLG; encoded by the coding sequence ATGGAGTTACCAACAATTCTTACACTTTGCACCTTCGCTTTTCTGGCCGGTTTCGTTGATGCCATTATTGGTGGAGGTGGGTTGATTCAAACACCCGCGCTGCTGTTTACCCTGCCGCAGTACCCCGTACCGACGCTGATTGGCACCACCAAAATTCCTTCTCTGGGCGGGAGCCTGATGGGCGCTTTTCAGTATAGTCGACGGGTGGCAGTGGCCGGGCGATTCATTGGTCCGATGATGGCCATCGCGTTTGGGGCCTCCTGGCTGGGTTCGCTGACCCTTAGCCGAATACCGAACACCTACATGAAGCCCTTCGCGCTGGTGATTCTGGTGGCCGTTTTTACGTATACTTTGACGAAAAAAGACTTTGGCCAACTACCGCATCGGCATGTGCCCGCCCGGCAGCAGCGCCTACGGATGTGGCTCATGGGGGCGGTACTGGGGTTTTATGATGGCTTTTTTGGTCCGGGAACAGGAAGTTTTCTGATACTTGGATTCATTGCCCTCGTTGGCTTTGACTTTTTAAAGGCCAGTGCCCACGCTAAACTCGTCAACGCATCGACAAACCTCGCCAGTGTCCTGTTCTTTATTAACAAAGGAAATATCCTTTATACCGTTGCTCTGCCCATGGCCGTTGCCAACCTGTCGGGGGCTTTTCTCGGCGCCCGGCTGGCCATCCTGAAGGGAAACCGGTTTATTCGCGTGTTCTTCCTGCTGGTGATTGCCGTCACCATTTTACGCTTTGGCTGGGATTTGCTGGGGTGA
- a CDS encoding heme exporter protein CcmB, protein MTESVRQMGALMRKEFLLEWRQRYALNGMLLYIVGAVFVCYLSFNARRGQLTPIVWNTLFWIILLFTAINAIAKSFVQERSGRQLYYYTLVSPQQIILSKIGYNTALMLVLALLGFGTYAFVLGNPVEDVPLYLLTLVLGAVGFAASLTLVSGIASKAENPATLMAVLSFPIILPLLLMLLKISKNALDGLDRGVSTDEIGIVFAIDAIVLTLSWLLFPFLWRS, encoded by the coding sequence ATGACAGAATCAGTACGACAAATGGGGGCCTTGATGCGGAAAGAGTTTCTGCTGGAGTGGCGGCAACGCTATGCCCTCAACGGGATGCTGCTGTATATTGTCGGCGCTGTATTTGTCTGTTATCTAAGCTTTAACGCCCGGCGCGGCCAGCTAACGCCCATCGTCTGGAATACCCTGTTCTGGATCATCCTCTTGTTTACGGCCATCAACGCCATTGCCAAGAGCTTCGTACAGGAGCGGTCGGGGCGGCAATTGTACTATTACACGCTGGTCAGTCCGCAGCAGATTATTCTGTCGAAGATTGGCTACAATACCGCGCTGATGCTGGTGCTGGCGTTGCTGGGTTTTGGCACCTACGCCTTTGTGCTGGGGAACCCGGTCGAGGACGTACCGCTTTACCTATTGACGCTGGTACTGGGAGCGGTGGGGTTTGCGGCCTCGCTGACGCTGGTCTCGGGCATTGCCAGCAAAGCTGAGAACCCGGCTACGCTCATGGCTGTTCTGAGCTTTCCGATCATTCTACCGCTGCTGCTGATGCTGCTGAAGATATCGAAGAATGCCCTCGACGGCCTCGACCGGGGCGTCAGTACCGACGAAATAGGCATTGTCTTCGCCATCGATGCGATCGTACTGACCTTATCCTGGCTGCTGTTTCCGTTCCTGTGGCGGAGCTGA
- the ccsA gene encoding cytochrome c biogenesis protein translates to MKNTWWKALAVLILVYVVLQGLLGTVPRQPILNESIRNVYFHVPLWFGMIILLLTSAVYSIRYLRKGQFDDDLVAVEFANSAILFGLLGCATGSLWANFTWGEPWPNDPKLNSVAVGMLMYFAYLILRGSFDDEQRRARISAVYNIFAFAVFVPLIFIVPRLTDSLHPGNGGNPAFGKYDMDSQMRMVFYPAVIGFTLLGVWITELRVRMRRIKAILED, encoded by the coding sequence ATGAAGAACACCTGGTGGAAGGCCCTCGCGGTCTTGATTCTGGTTTATGTGGTGCTACAGGGGCTGCTCGGTACGGTGCCCCGCCAGCCAATTCTGAATGAGAGTATTCGGAACGTGTATTTCCACGTACCGCTCTGGTTCGGAATGATTATCCTGCTGCTGACTTCGGCGGTCTATTCGATCCGGTACCTGCGTAAAGGCCAGTTCGACGATGATCTGGTGGCCGTCGAGTTTGCCAATTCAGCCATCCTGTTTGGGTTGCTGGGCTGCGCTACCGGCTCGCTCTGGGCGAACTTTACGTGGGGCGAACCCTGGCCCAATGACCCGAAGCTGAACAGTGTGGCGGTGGGTATGCTTATGTATTTTGCCTATTTGATCCTGCGCGGCTCGTTCGACGATGAGCAGCGCCGGGCGCGCATTTCGGCGGTGTATAATATCTTTGCCTTCGCCGTTTTTGTACCGCTCATTTTCATCGTACCCCGCCTGACCGACTCGCTGCACCCCGGTAACGGTGGCAATCCGGCCTTCGGCAAATATGACATGGACAGCCAGATGCGGATGGTGTTTTACCCCGCCGTTATCGGTTTTACCCTGTTGGGTGTCTGGATTACCGAACTGCGGGTTCGGATGCGTCGGATCAAAGCCATCCTGGAGGATTAA
- a CDS encoding CcmD family protein, with translation MKAPLAALLLLSQHLMAQQPVADGVEMADRLRADGKIWVVVAVIAAVFTGIIIYLIRLDRQIGKLEKDVKEKKTNYSL, from the coding sequence ATGAAAGCGCCCCTAGCGGCTCTGCTCCTGCTTAGCCAGCACCTCATGGCTCAACAGCCTGTTGCCGACGGGGTTGAAATGGCTGATCGGCTCCGTGCCGACGGCAAAATATGGGTTGTGGTAGCCGTTATTGCGGCTGTTTTCACGGGCATTATTATCTACCTCATCCGGCTCGACCGCCAGATCGGTAAACTCGAGAAGGACGTAAAAGAGAAAAAGACAAACTATAGCTTGTAG
- a CDS encoding cytochrome c maturation protein CcmE domain-containing protein translates to MKLSHIFGIVVIALAIGIIVATAGDASSYVTFKQATELAKDGDDKMIHVVGKVQKDAQGRITDMLYDPAIDPNHFEFTLIDNDQRAQKVVYNSPKPQDFDRSEQIVVIGAMQGDHFQCNKILLKCPSKYQDGKLETTEHEAKTAQL, encoded by the coding sequence ATGAAACTCTCCCACATTTTCGGTATCGTTGTTATCGCCCTGGCAATCGGCATTATCGTTGCTACCGCCGGCGATGCCAGTTCGTACGTCACGTTCAAGCAGGCAACGGAGCTCGCCAAGGATGGCGATGACAAGATGATTCACGTTGTTGGCAAAGTGCAGAAAGATGCGCAGGGCCGGATTACGGATATGCTCTACGACCCGGCTATTGATCCAAACCACTTCGAGTTTACCCTCATTGACAATGACCAGCGGGCGCAGAAAGTGGTGTACAACAGTCCCAAACCGCAGGACTTCGATCGGTCGGAACAGATCGTTGTCATTGGTGCCATGCAGGGCGATCACTTTCAGTGCAACAAAATTTTGCTGAAGTGCCCTTCCAAATACCAGGATGGCAAGCTGGAAACGACCGAGCACGAAGCAAAGACAGCACAGTTGTAA
- the ccsA gene encoding cytochrome c biogenesis protein CcsA has protein sequence MIHTTVGQLGHFFVILSFVTALVATVAYFISALGRQGSAQAAVVEEPQLAYAGESSFGGKTTKRKATSTPAANASVTGKDDWRTLARWAFYIHGIAVTGIAVSLYWIIYNHYFEYHYAWSHSSLALPVQYMISCFWEGQEGSFLLWLFWNAVLGAILIQKSGSKWEAPMMTVFALVQAFLASMILGIVFGDSFKIGSSPFLLLTEAMPDAPIFTADPTFVPKDGNGLNPLLQNYWMVIHPPTLFLGFALTLVPFAYCIAGLWRNQPYEWIRPALPWTLFGAMILGVGIMMGGYWAYETLNFGGYWNWDPVENAVYVPWLVMVGALHTMLIAKRSSTGLKSAIILTIATFLLILYSTFLTRSGILGNASVHSFTDLGLSGQLLVYLLAFVVMAIVLASVKWKYIPSDGDEASVYTKEFWLFIGATVLCLAAFQVIATTSIPVYNKILEAFGKVSNLALPADQIAHYNKFQVWFFVVIALLTGIGQYMWWRKLDNKKWDALITPGILTLLISAALIAFGEIKNPVYIVLLVASVFALMTNGTILLGILRGNYRLSGGAISHMGMALMLIGILYSAGFTKVISINNTGMLISKQDVFTKDNNKENKENTLLWLNQSERMGPYQLTYRGRRIEARDVPGYIPSKDVAVIEGDFHGIAQRDIEQNGKVYHKKGDTLALYPENTYYEVEYREPGGKIFTLYPRAQVNERMGLLASPDIRHQAGRDTYTFVSSVPDPSAENTWEKTETYSVAIKDTFFLNDYVAILDDVARTSEVEGMEIGPNDAAVKARVRVLDKNGEHILSPSFIIKDRMVGRRADTSDELGIRIQLSEINPQTGKFTFAVNRTQRDYIVMKALEKPLINLLWIGTLIVVLGFLIATIRRYREFNKMSNKAV, from the coding sequence ATGATTCATACCACAGTCGGGCAACTCGGCCACTTTTTTGTCATCCTGTCATTCGTGACAGCACTCGTGGCAACGGTCGCTTATTTCATATCGGCGCTGGGCCGGCAAGGTTCTGCCCAGGCGGCAGTTGTTGAAGAGCCGCAACTGGCCTACGCGGGTGAGTCGAGCTTCGGGGGGAAAACCACGAAGCGTAAAGCAACGTCGACACCCGCTGCAAATGCATCGGTAACCGGGAAAGACGACTGGCGCACGCTGGCCCGGTGGGCTTTCTATATCCACGGCATTGCCGTCACGGGGATAGCCGTCAGTCTGTACTGGATCATCTACAACCACTATTTCGAATACCACTACGCCTGGAGCCACTCGTCGCTGGCGCTGCCGGTGCAGTACATGATCTCCTGTTTCTGGGAAGGTCAGGAAGGGTCGTTCCTCCTCTGGCTGTTCTGGAATGCGGTACTCGGTGCCATCCTGATCCAGAAGAGCGGATCGAAATGGGAAGCGCCCATGATGACGGTTTTTGCGTTGGTACAGGCCTTCCTGGCGTCCATGATCCTCGGTATCGTCTTTGGCGATTCGTTCAAGATTGGTTCGTCGCCGTTCCTGCTGCTGACCGAAGCCATGCCCGACGCGCCGATCTTTACCGCTGACCCAACATTTGTCCCTAAGGATGGCAACGGGCTGAATCCGCTCCTTCAGAACTACTGGATGGTTATTCACCCGCCCACGCTGTTTCTGGGTTTCGCCCTGACGCTGGTGCCGTTTGCCTATTGTATTGCGGGGCTATGGCGCAACCAACCGTATGAATGGATTCGTCCGGCCCTGCCCTGGACGCTCTTTGGCGCCATGATTCTGGGCGTCGGCATCATGATGGGTGGCTACTGGGCTTATGAAACGCTGAACTTCGGCGGTTACTGGAACTGGGACCCCGTCGAAAACGCGGTATACGTACCGTGGCTCGTTATGGTGGGGGCGTTGCACACGATGCTCATTGCCAAACGTTCGTCGACGGGCTTGAAATCGGCCATTATTCTGACCATTGCTACGTTCCTGCTGATTCTGTATTCGACCTTCCTGACCCGTAGCGGTATTCTGGGAAATGCGTCGGTGCACTCGTTTACCGACTTGGGCCTGTCTGGCCAGTTGCTGGTGTACCTGCTGGCCTTTGTGGTAATGGCTATCGTGCTGGCCAGTGTTAAATGGAAATACATTCCCAGCGATGGTGATGAGGCTTCGGTCTACACCAAAGAGTTCTGGCTATTCATCGGCGCTACGGTCCTCTGTCTGGCCGCTTTCCAGGTCATCGCTACTACGTCGATTCCGGTTTATAACAAGATTCTGGAAGCCTTCGGGAAGGTATCGAACCTGGCCCTCCCCGCCGATCAGATCGCGCACTATAACAAGTTCCAGGTGTGGTTCTTTGTGGTGATCGCCCTGCTGACGGGTATTGGCCAGTACATGTGGTGGCGCAAGCTGGATAACAAAAAATGGGATGCGCTCATCACACCCGGTATTCTGACGCTGCTGATCAGTGCCGCACTGATCGCCTTCGGCGAGATCAAAAATCCGGTCTACATCGTATTGCTGGTTGCTTCGGTCTTTGCGCTGATGACCAACGGAACTATCCTGCTCGGTATCCTCCGGGGTAACTATCGCCTGTCGGGGGGCGCTATTTCGCACATGGGCATGGCCCTGATGCTGATCGGTATTCTGTACTCGGCCGGTTTCACCAAAGTTATATCGATCAACAATACGGGGATGCTTATTTCCAAGCAGGACGTATTCACAAAAGACAACAACAAGGAAAACAAGGAAAACACCCTGCTGTGGCTGAACCAGTCGGAGCGGATGGGTCCCTATCAGCTAACGTACCGCGGCCGCCGGATCGAAGCGCGTGACGTACCGGGTTATATCCCCAGCAAAGATGTAGCCGTAATTGAAGGTGACTTCCACGGCATTGCCCAGCGCGACATTGAACAAAACGGTAAAGTGTATCACAAAAAAGGCGATACGCTGGCCCTATACCCCGAGAATACGTACTACGAGGTTGAGTACCGGGAGCCCGGCGGTAAAATCTTTACGCTCTACCCTCGCGCCCAGGTCAACGAGCGGATGGGGCTGCTGGCCTCGCCCGATATTCGCCACCAGGCAGGGCGGGACACGTACACCTTCGTATCGTCGGTGCCCGACCCGAGTGCCGAAAATACCTGGGAGAAGACCGAAACCTATTCCGTTGCCATTAAAGACACGTTTTTCCTGAATGACTACGTCGCTATCCTGGACGACGTAGCCCGGACGAGTGAAGTGGAAGGAATGGAAATCGGTCCGAACGATGCGGCTGTTAAAGCACGGGTTCGGGTGCTGGATAAAAACGGGGAGCATATTCTGAGCCCGTCGTTCATTATCAAAGATCGCATGGTTGGCCGCCGGGCCGATACCAGCGATGAGTTAGGTATTCGTATTCAGCTCAGCGAAATCAACCCGCAAACCGGCAAATTTACTTTCGCCGTCAACCGGACGCAGCGTGATTACATTGTCATGAAGGCCCTCGAAAAGCCCCTCATCAATCTCCTCTGGATTGGTACGCTCATTGTTGTGCTTGGGTTCCTGATCGCCACAATCCGGCGGTATCGGGAGTTCAACAAAATGAGCAACAAGGCCGTATAA
- a CDS encoding hemolysin family protein, with product MDSYVLLLGALLALVLAGFFSAVEMAYVSVNRLYFELHSKQGPLGEKLVSGFLKNPILFVGTTLTGNTLFLVLYVVLSVTVLNPLLIDSLPEAYNNPFLLVSLETLVLTLVFLPLADYLPKSLALIHPDRFLEWLAIPLWVIYQAIAPVVRVLVSIARFFIRYVLGKRNPEIRPVFGLTDLNHYLQQLNQKTSTEENVEVDTRIFNKAIEFRDVRVRDCLIPRTEIAAVAVDDTVEELRQAFQDSGHSKIVVYRDTIDDVIGYCHALALFKKPATVEEIITPIITVPETMPAQDLLLRFLSERKSLALVVDEFGGTAGIVSVEDMVEQIFGEIQDEYDTNEDWVERQLDDNNWLLSARHEIADLNEKYGWSIPEGDRSSTSAARYDTLGGLILATNEDIPQVGEIIQFAPFTFTIMSMDGTRIDTVKVRLNRKGQDE from the coding sequence TTGGATTCCTACGTTTTACTTTTGGGTGCCCTCCTGGCCCTGGTGCTGGCCGGTTTTTTTTCGGCGGTCGAAATGGCCTACGTATCGGTGAACCGGCTTTATTTTGAGCTACACAGCAAGCAAGGACCGCTCGGCGAAAAACTAGTATCGGGCTTCCTCAAAAACCCGATTCTCTTCGTTGGTACCACCCTTACGGGCAACACGCTATTCCTGGTCCTTTACGTCGTGTTGAGCGTAACGGTGCTCAACCCGCTACTGATCGATAGTCTGCCCGAAGCGTATAATAACCCCTTCCTGCTGGTAAGTCTGGAAACACTGGTGTTGACCCTGGTTTTTCTGCCGCTGGCCGATTACCTGCCCAAAAGCCTGGCCCTCATTCATCCCGACCGGTTTCTGGAGTGGCTCGCCATCCCCTTGTGGGTAATTTATCAGGCTATTGCGCCGGTCGTACGGGTATTGGTGAGTATCGCCCGCTTTTTCATTCGTTACGTGCTCGGCAAACGCAATCCGGAAATACGACCCGTTTTTGGTCTTACCGACCTCAACCATTATCTCCAGCAGCTTAATCAGAAAACGAGTACCGAAGAGAATGTAGAAGTAGACACACGGATCTTTAACAAGGCAATCGAGTTTCGCGACGTACGCGTGCGCGACTGCCTGATTCCCCGCACCGAAATTGCCGCGGTAGCTGTCGATGATACCGTGGAGGAGTTACGGCAGGCCTTTCAGGACAGCGGTCACTCCAAGATTGTGGTTTACCGCGACACCATCGATGATGTCATTGGCTACTGCCACGCACTGGCACTCTTCAAAAAACCGGCAACCGTCGAAGAAATTATTACGCCGATTATCACCGTCCCTGAAACGATGCCCGCCCAGGATTTGCTCCTTCGGTTTCTGTCGGAACGCAAAAGCCTGGCCCTGGTTGTTGATGAGTTTGGCGGTACGGCCGGCATCGTAAGTGTGGAAGATATGGTTGAGCAGATCTTCGGCGAAATTCAGGACGAGTACGACACCAATGAAGACTGGGTCGAACGACAGCTCGACGATAACAACTGGCTTCTGAGCGCCCGCCATGAAATTGCGGATCTGAACGAAAAATACGGCTGGAGTATCCCGGAAGGCGACCGCTCGTCAACATCGGCCGCCCGCTACGATACCCTGGGCGGGCTGATTCTGGCGACCAATGAAGATATCCCCCAGGTTGGCGAGATTATCCAGTTTGCCCCCTTCACCTTCACCATTATGTCGATGGACGGTACCCGGATCGACACGGTAAAGGTCAGGTTGAATCGCAAAGGGCAGGATGAATAA
- a CDS encoding PAS domain-containing sensor histidine kinase, protein MNPPISSPDLMLDSVFRTSLDGILVCRAIRNQTRQIVDFRVVQCNDRASGIAGISREDMLTKSMLTVDPDGHQSGIFDVYRQVIETGLPTHIEHHFASSGIWMAQSLARLNEEDILASWADITPQKRAEQARQQQTDLLQAILDNMGSGIAVMESVRDASGTVVDFRFAHLNTKAELITRRAKEILIGQLCTVAWPDSRTNGVLDWHLQVIRTAAPVTVNGVNLPVDDYNGWYNIRLRPFGDGVIVTFVDVTALKRAEIAHQHQTELLRSVLDNSLNPILAFSAIRDEITGQIVDFRYVAQNEASRQDVDRTDDEVIGHTMLEYFPHVMPTGLFDRYVRVIETGEPVRFEQEYNYDKLSGWFDYSVSKWGDGIVLTLVDITGRKGHQQQIEQMNRDLLNANENLRQFAYVASHDLQEPLRKIAAFSNILQDQFSPQLGGYGADIITRMVAATNRMSTLIKDVLAYSRISTHRESFQMVSLNQLLIDICHSFQEDLHKRGGRIEMETLPTVWGDGHQLNHLFHHLLANAMKFHSTLRPAHIQINCRSVSGNNGPPDLNPTDTYYEISLTDNGIGFDEKYVDRIFQVFQRLHDRQLYSGTGVGLAICKRVVENHRGAITATSLPGEGATFRVYLPKSVGQ, encoded by the coding sequence ATGAATCCACCCATCAGTTCCCCTGATCTGATGCTCGATAGTGTCTTTCGAACGTCGCTCGATGGCATACTGGTGTGTCGTGCTATTCGCAACCAGACCCGGCAGATCGTCGATTTCAGGGTTGTACAGTGCAACGACCGGGCGTCTGGCATCGCGGGGATTTCGAGGGAGGATATGTTGACCAAGTCAATGCTGACGGTGGATCCGGATGGCCACCAAAGCGGCATCTTCGACGTATATCGGCAGGTCATTGAAACGGGGCTGCCTACCCACATTGAACACCACTTTGCGAGCAGTGGCATCTGGATGGCGCAGTCGCTGGCCCGGCTGAATGAAGAGGATATACTGGCTTCCTGGGCGGATATTACTCCGCAAAAACGGGCTGAGCAAGCCCGCCAGCAGCAAACGGACCTGCTCCAGGCCATCCTGGACAATATGGGCAGTGGTATTGCGGTAATGGAGTCGGTCCGGGATGCAAGCGGCACTGTCGTCGATTTCCGGTTCGCGCACCTCAACACAAAGGCCGAACTCATAACCCGTCGTGCCAAGGAGATACTCATTGGGCAGTTATGCACAGTTGCCTGGCCCGATTCCCGTACCAACGGCGTACTCGACTGGCATTTGCAGGTGATCCGAACGGCGGCACCGGTAACCGTCAATGGAGTCAATCTGCCCGTCGACGATTACAATGGCTGGTACAACATCCGGCTGCGTCCCTTCGGGGATGGGGTAATTGTTACGTTTGTCGACGTAACGGCGCTCAAACGAGCCGAAATTGCTCATCAGCACCAGACCGAACTGCTGCGGTCGGTGTTGGACAATTCATTAAATCCCATTCTCGCTTTCAGCGCTATCCGGGACGAAATAACGGGTCAGATTGTGGATTTTCGGTACGTAGCCCAAAACGAAGCTAGCCGGCAAGATGTGGACCGGACCGATGATGAAGTAATTGGGCATACCATGCTGGAGTATTTTCCCCACGTCATGCCAACCGGCCTCTTCGACCGTTACGTGCGCGTGATCGAAACGGGCGAGCCGGTACGGTTCGAGCAGGAATACAATTACGATAAGCTGTCGGGCTGGTTCGACTATTCGGTGTCAAAATGGGGAGACGGGATAGTGCTGACGCTGGTCGATATTACGGGTAGAAAAGGTCACCAGCAGCAGATTGAACAGATGAACCGCGATCTGCTCAACGCCAACGAAAACCTGCGTCAGTTTGCCTACGTAGCGAGCCATGACCTTCAGGAGCCACTGCGGAAGATCGCGGCTTTCAGCAACATCCTGCAGGATCAGTTTTCCCCCCAGCTGGGGGGATACGGGGCCGACATCATTACGCGGATGGTGGCGGCCACCAACCGGATGTCGACACTCATCAAAGACGTGCTGGCCTACTCACGCATCAGTACGCACCGGGAATCGTTCCAGATGGTGTCCCTCAACCAGTTGCTCATCGACATTTGCCATTCATTCCAGGAGGACCTGCACAAACGGGGCGGCCGCATTGAGATGGAAACGCTGCCAACGGTTTGGGGCGATGGTCACCAGTTAAATCATCTGTTTCATCATCTGCTGGCTAACGCGATGAAGTTCCACTCTACCCTACGGCCCGCGCACATCCAGATCAATTGTCGCTCGGTATCGGGAAACAATGGCCCGCCTGACCTGAACCCGACTGATACGTATTACGAAATAAGCCTGACGGATAATGGTATCGGCTTCGACGAAAAATATGTCGACCGCATTTTTCAGGTGTTCCAGCGGCTTCACGACCGGCAACTGTATAGTGGAACGGGAGTAGGGTTGGCAATTTGCAAACGCGTCGTCGAAAATCACCGGGGGGCTATCACGGCGACCAGCCTGCCGGGAGAGGGGGCTACGTTCAGAGTGTATCTACCCAAGTCAGTGGGTCAGTAG
- the pyrE gene encoding orotate phosphoribosyltransferase: MDALTIQQTVARQLLSVQAVRLQPDSPFTWSSGWKSPIYCDNRVTLAYPDVRSFIKNALADAIRQQFPTAEVIAGVATAGIPQGALVADALGLPYCYVRPEPKAHGMGKQIEGYLAAGQRVVVIEDLISTGGSSLKVVDALRKAGADVLGMAAIFTYGFPIAEANFRERNVPLVCLSDYDALLAEAQTLDYIPATAMTSLSAWRQNPAEWGN; this comes from the coding sequence GTGGACGCATTAACCATTCAACAAACCGTTGCCCGGCAGCTCCTGTCGGTTCAGGCCGTTCGGCTGCAACCAGATTCGCCCTTTACGTGGAGTTCGGGCTGGAAATCACCCATTTACTGCGACAATCGCGTCACGCTGGCTTACCCCGACGTGCGCAGCTTCATCAAAAATGCGCTGGCCGATGCCATCCGGCAGCAGTTTCCCACTGCTGAAGTCATTGCCGGTGTTGCTACGGCGGGTATTCCCCAGGGTGCACTGGTGGCCGATGCGCTGGGCCTCCCCTACTGCTACGTACGGCCCGAGCCCAAAGCCCACGGCATGGGTAAACAGATTGAAGGCTACCTGGCGGCAGGCCAGCGGGTCGTCGTTATTGAAGACCTGATCTCGACCGGCGGCAGCTCGCTCAAAGTAGTTGATGCCCTGCGAAAGGCGGGTGCCGATGTACTGGGCATGGCGGCTATCTTTACCTATGGCTTTCCCATTGCCGAAGCAAACTTCCGGGAACGGAACGTACCCCTGGTGTGCCTGAGTGATTACGACGCCCTGCTGGCCGAAGCTCAGACCCTCGATTATATACCAGCAACGGCAATGACTTCTCTTTCGGCCTGGCGGCAGAATCCGGCCGAGTGGGGTAACTAA
- a CDS encoding OsmC family protein, translating to MATITARIERTPYETHLSTGSQVIVIDEPTDVGGQDKGMRPGELLAGSLASCTVITLRMYADRKGWPVDSIVAHVDYTYNSQQNRSTFTTRLILNGDLDDDQRARMLEMADRCPVHKALENPSAFETVLVTDPVQNP from the coding sequence ATGGCAACCATCACAGCACGTATTGAACGAACACCGTACGAAACGCACCTCTCAACCGGCTCGCAGGTGATCGTGATCGACGAACCAACCGATGTAGGTGGGCAGGATAAGGGGATGCGGCCGGGGGAATTGCTGGCGGGCTCGCTGGCGTCCTGCACCGTCATTACGCTGCGGATGTATGCCGATCGGAAAGGCTGGCCGGTAGACTCCATTGTGGCGCATGTAGATTATACCTATAACAGCCAGCAGAATCGGTCGACGTTTACCACCCGCCTGATTCTAAACGGCGACCTGGATGATGACCAGCGCGCCCGGATGCTGGAAATGGCCGACCGCTGCCCTGTTCACAAAGCGCTGGAAAACCCCTCCGCTTTTGAGACTGTACTTGTTACTGATCCGGTACAAAACCCATAG
- a CDS encoding (4Fe-4S)-binding protein — protein MASPDHSPSPDITKTYTNGEITVVWKPAVCIHSKICWTQLIAVFNPRERPWVNIQGATSARIAEQVDRCPSKALSYFRNEEPIDTGNVQAESLVEPVPNGPLLVYGNLRVKAADGQETQKNKVTAFCRCGASGNKPYCDGSHLAINFQG, from the coding sequence ATGGCTTCACCCGACCATAGCCCCAGTCCTGACATCACGAAAACCTACACCAACGGTGAAATAACGGTTGTCTGGAAACCCGCCGTCTGCATTCATTCAAAAATCTGCTGGACGCAGCTCATTGCGGTGTTCAATCCGCGGGAGCGCCCCTGGGTCAATATCCAGGGGGCCACCAGCGCCCGCATTGCCGAGCAGGTAGACCGCTGCCCATCCAAAGCCCTGAGCTATTTCCGCAACGAAGAGCCCATAGATACCGGCAATGTACAGGCCGAAAGCCTTGTTGAGCCAGTACCCAACGGCCCATTGCTGGTGTATGGCAACCTGCGGGTAAAAGCCGCTGACGGACAGGAAACGCAGAAAAACAAAGTCACGGCTTTCTGCCGCTGCGGAGCCAGCGGCAATAAGCCTTACTGCGACGGTTCGCACCTCGCCATTAATTTCCAGGGGTAG